In Colletotrichum higginsianum IMI 349063 chromosome 3, whole genome shotgun sequence, a genomic segment contains:
- a CDS encoding Ethanolamine utilization protein — translation MAAFQHYAKAQSTFQIPLLAGDNAYLGDVFSSDETSPEKPVSSGLFRLTKGEPLTYTYKYDEMKIILEGDYTISDETGQKVEAKPGDVFYFPKGSTITFTTTDYGLAFYVGQRKKSDF, via the coding sequence ATGGCCGCCTTCCAACACTACGCCAAGGCCCAGTCGACCTTCCAAATCCCCCTTCTCGCGGGCGACAACGCctacctcggcgacgtcttCTCCAGCGACGAGACGAGCCCCGAGAAGCCCGTCTCCTCCGGCCTGTTCCGCCTCACCAAGGGCGAGCCCCTCACGTACACGTACAAGTACGACGAGATGAAGATcatcctcgagggcgactaCACGATATCCGACGAGACGGGCCAGAAGGTCGAGGCCAAGCCCGGCGACGTCTTCTACTTCCCCAAGGGGTCGACCATCACCTTTACAACGACCGACTACGGCCTGGCATTCTACGTCGGCCAGCGGAAGAAGAGCGATTTTTGA
- a CDS encoding Mannosyl transferase: MIRSVTSLLSSEAWKLLIGLLALFSAALLSRSFSTLRRSKSAPFSNEPSRRSHEKPKKISDSWQMPIPSPYPDWSIDKTKPLPYRAFRYGPKYNVTMGLRSIQPHEWIELDNQFPKFHADKATRIQERGEKCVGTDPEAYPAAMELLEELVQYLPARYPTLFKRTAVGIDNLWSGESFNITESPLKEDPMAIAARLVQDDLAIMIERPDGQYYLLAGAILLAGFWRLGDKFGMSLEEIHTSGDVPHYREKLHTGMASFFRRLRRDQIYSRNNYFIQVDDALPWSWSIGHEDSPVVSWSTAEKDRAVEHHYFRSERQSLRRLPRTGAIVFTIRTYFHPVTELVAEDYVPGRLASAIRSWDETVANYKGREKYETVLLEYLDREHQKQVARGLDLEKEDEVRRYPW, encoded by the coding sequence ATGATTCGCTCGGTCACATCTCTCCTCAGTTCAGAGGCATGGAAGCTGCTCATCGGACTTCTCGCCCTCTTTTCCGCAGCCCTTCTCTCACGATCGTTCAGCACCTTGCGACGGAGCAAAAGCGCTCCTTTCAGCAACGAgccatcaagaagaagcCATGAAAAGCCCAAGAAGATATCCGACTCGTGGCAGATGCCTATCCCAAGCCCTTACCCCGACTGGTCCATCGACAAGACCAAGCCACTTCCCTACCGCGCGTTTCGATATGGGCCCAAGTACAACGTCACGATGGGTCTCCGTTCCATCCAGCCGCACGAATGGATCGAGCTCGACAACCAGTTTCCCAAGTTCCACGCCGACAAGGCAACTCGGATCCAGGAAAGGGGCGAGAAGTGTGTCGGGACGGACCCCGAGGCCTACCCAGCAGCCATGGAGCTCCTGGAAGAGCTGGTCCAGTATCTGCCTGCTCGGTACCCGACGCTCTTCAAACGCACCGCCGTCGGGATCGACAACTTATGGTCCGGGGAGTCCTTCAACATCACCGAGTCGCCTCTCAAAGAAGACCCCatggccatcgccgccaggCTCGTGCAGGACGACCTCGCCATCATGATCGAGCGGCCGGACGGCCAATActacctcctcgccggcgccatcctGCTCGCGGGCTTCTGGCGGCTGGGCGACAAGTTCGGCATGTCCCTCGAGGAGATTCACACCTCGGGCGACGTCCCCCACTACCGGGAGAAGCTGCACACCGGCatggccagcttcttccggcgcctccgccgcGACCAGATCTACTCGCGCAACAACTACTTCAtccaggtcgacgacgcgctgcCGTGGAGCTGGAGCATCGGCCACGAAGACAGCCCCGTCGTCAGCTGGAGcacggccgagaaggacaGGGCCGTCGAGCACCACTACTTCCGCTCCGAGAGGCAGTCCCTGCGCCGGCTCCCCCGGACCGGGGCCATCGTGTTCACCATCCGCACCTACTTCCACCCCGTCACGGAGCTTGTTGCCGAGGACTATGTCCCGGGCAGGCTGGCGAGCGCCATTCGCAGCTGGGACGAGACCGTAGCCAATTACAAGGGACGGGAGAAGTACGAGACGGTCCTCTTGGAGTATCTCGACAGGGAGCATCAGAAGCAGGTGGCCCGGGGGCTAGActtggagaaggaggacgaggtccGTCGGTATCCCTGGTGA
- a CDS encoding Dopa 4,5-dioxygenase — protein MTMVTHSTPPTPQSDLKTVVESRTREWHFHIYFLLQSPQETAAALALRDAVLRLRRDGAFVAVPLFRVNEYPIGPHPAGSYEIWVPDSSFSDVFFYLAANRGNLSVLVHPLTVSQRRDHETRNAWMGTPWPIYLDALPVDGEITLQYPELGLGWSTSPEQEVSLEERRKRGAEVEALLAHDPEAAPAPED, from the exons ATGACCATGGTCACTCATTCCACACCGCCGACACCCCAGTCCGACCTGAAGACGGTCGTCGAGAGTCGGACCCGGGAGTGGCACTTCCACATCTACTTCTTGCTCCAGTCGCCCCaggagacggccgccgcgctcgccCTCCGTGATGCCGTCCTAAGGCTGCGCCGTGATG GCGCCTTCGTTGCCGTCCCGCTGTTCAGGGTGAATGAATATCCCATCGGCCCGCATCCCGCGGGATCATACGAGA TCTGGGTACCGGATTCCTCGTTTTCCGATGTTTTCTTCTACTTGGCAGCAAACCGAGGCAACCTAAG TGTCCTCGTCCACCCCTTGACTGTAAGTCAACGGCGGGATCATGAAACCCGGAACGCTTGGATGGGTACCCCCTGGCCCATTTACTTGGACGCTTTGCCGGTGGATGGTGAGATTACGCTTCAATACCCCGAGCTGGGCCTGGGTTGGTCCACTTCTCCCGAGCAGGAGGTCTCCCTTGAAGAGAGACGCAAGAGAGGCGCGGAAGTCGAGGCTTTACTGGCCCATGATCCGGAAGCTGCCCCCGCTCCCGAGgattga
- a CDS encoding FCY1p, whose amino-acid sequence MGALSVSSRQFVAPLGLALTLALGLLGIPSAVGCGVESGHQWHGEPKLPQSNASTLGFPTPVIPPLSMMDDDDDDDDDDDDDNGIDLVTRARWMRQANLALPDPCPFGAFGAVVVNHTVGGPGELVCTGANGNRVSGNPTLHGEMAAINNCSALFVDPRGSYRMTPAEALNAFADLTIYSNAESCPMCASAIRWAGFGGYVYGTSIDALVDMGWGQIRIGSRRVFELSADLPSRTRLVGPVLSNETDVFFGWQFNPDAPCPRGCFRDRDQGVCRPT is encoded by the exons ATGGGCGCACTCTCGGTCTCTTCAAGGCAGTTCGTTGCGCCGCTAGGCCTCGCCCTCACCCTCGCTCTTGGTCTCTTGGGGATCCCCTCGGCGGTTGGGTGCGGCGTCGAGAGCGGTCACCAGTGGCATGGCGAGCCCAAGCTGCCACAAAGTAATGCGTCAACTCTGGGATTCCCAACGCCCGTCATcccgccgctgtcgatgatggacgacgacgacgacgacgacgacgacgacgacgacgacaacgggaTTGATCTCGTCACGCGAGCTCGCTGGATGCGTCAGGCGAACCTGGCCCTACCCGACCCCTGCCCGTTCGGCGCCTTtggggccgtcgtcgtgaaCCACACGGTCGGGGGGCCAGGGGAGCTGGTCTGCACTGGCGCGAACGGCAATCGGGTCTCGGGCAACCCGACTCTCCATG GGGAGATGGCGGCCATCAATAACTGTTCCGCGCTCTTCGTCGACCCGCGGGGCTCGTACCGGAtgacgccggccgaggccCTGAATGCATTCGCCGACCTGACCATCTACTCAAACGCCGAGAGCTGCCCCATGTGCGCGTCGGCGATCCGCTgggccggcttcggcgggtACGTCTACGGCACGAGCATCGATGCCCTCGTCGACATGGGCTGGGGCCAGATCCGCATCGGCTCCCGCCGCGTCTTCGAGCTGTCCGCCGACCTGCCCTCCCGGACGAGACTGGTCGGTCCGGTCCTGTCCAATGAGACGgacgtcttcttcggctggCAGTTCAATCCGGATGCACCCTGCCCGCGGGGCTGCTTTCGGGACCGGGATCAGGGCGTATGCCGTCCTACGTGA